The Leishmania panamensis strain MHOM/PA/94/PSC-1 chromosome 12 sequence genome includes the window ACCAAGACTGTCGCCCTCCACCTTGCTGCAATACGGTTGGGTGCGTGTTTGCTGGAGGTCTTCTTCCACGGAGTTGTACGGAAATCCTCGTCGTTGTGTGCACCATGCGGCATGTGGACTGCAAAATCGGGGGGCACCCGTGTCACTGCCTGGACTTTGCAGCAGGCGGTGATGTCAGTGTAGTGCGCAAGCGCATTCTCCGACGACTCGGTGCTCAgtcagggggaggggtaccGAGGCATCTTGTCAAGGCTCGAAAGGGCCCCTTGCCCGCCCACTGGCCATGCGCAttcctttgcttgtttgtctGCCCCATCATGCCGGGTCATTCCTGTTggtcatcatcatcatctctctctctcttcgctacTTCTTCCCTGCTGTCCGcggcctctcttcctcatatGCCTGCACGCCTGCAACTTTCCCTTGAGCAGCAGACATCAGCGCTgggcaccgcagcggtgtcATAGAGACTTTGAAAAGACTTCGAGTGCACTATCGGTAGAGCAGTGGACAAGGGCTTTTTACAGTAGCGCTCAAGCACACGTGGGTGTCGAGaaacacgcacgtgcacagcAGAAGTGAAACCGACCACATACGCAAGCACACTGATCATCCCCGTCGTCATATCTTCGTAAGTCAAAggtgagcaccaccacctctgctcCTTCCTGTGCCGCCGGTGCGAAATACAGCGGAGCTCTatcgctcacacacacacacacacacacacatgcaggcaCACGGTGTTCTGGACTTCTCCCTTTGCTCGGTATTTCCTACGCCGCTACGTCCGTTCTCTGCCCACGCCGCTCCCCTGCCTTGCATCGCGTAGCCCGTGCCCCTCTATCGTGCGACATCGTGTTTTCCGCGTGTAACTCCTCGGTGGCACTTGCGATGCTGGGCGAGTGCGAAGTCTACTGGAGCGGAATACGTCATCGTGCAACGACCATAGCAAGCGGCATAGCCAAAGACACAAAGGGCGCTTTTCGCTGCAACccgccttctccactttCCCTCACCTGCGAGGGCAGAGCTGCCACCTCgctgcacggctgctgctccggtGCGCTTGCTGCTATTGCCTACATTCGTGCTGGGTAATCGTAGCGCTAGCCCCTTGCGCAGACTCGCTGCGGCTActctgtgcagctgcgctgacATCATTAGCACGACAGTTTCAGCTCTAGAAGAAATCGAGCCGCGCACTCACGCGGCTTACTGCAGTCGTTTGGAGAGGCTTGTGAAGGCACGCCACGGTGCGGGACGATAGTGACCTGTGTCCTGACGTTGTGGAACACGGAGAGTGAGGGGCGACCTATAGACGCATTGTATAGGCGCCCGCTCGTGGTGCAGGACTGGGTGCGTCGCTTTTTGAAGCCCCTCGTTTGCCATGGAGACGCAGAGTGCGGCCAAGGGTGCCTCAAGGAGAAATGAGGTGGAAAAGGGCGCCGTACCCCAGGCGGAAGGGGGCATGATTGTCTCAGCCGCCGTGCCGTCAGCGTTGCGGTCGGCAATCAGCAAGCGGGGCGGCTTCActcacaacagcagcgtTGACAGGTCCCTCGCTGGTGAGCCGAACAGCACCACTGCACTGTCGTCGTCCAGTTCGGCTTCCGCGAGGCTCTACAAGGATCCGTACGCAGCAGACCTCGGCCCGCGCGAAAGTTTGAAGGCGTCTCCTCACACAAGGGCGTCAAAGGCGTCGTACGGGAGTCCTGCCAGCTCTGTGAAGCGGGAATGGAAGACCGTTGCTGCAGCGATGACACAGTCGCCTCCGTCTCCCAGTGTAACAGCACCGCTGTTGGGCAactctgccgccgctgcctcctccgcagcgtgCTCAACGGGCGAGTCACCCACAGGCTCGTCTGTGTGTAGTGGTGCTGAGTTCAATAGAGCACACAAGAACCAAACGAGCATCAGGTGTCCTGCTTTACGTTCCAACACCGATGCTTTCGACGAATCTccagccgccgtcgcggcgtCTCGGACATCCAACTCACCGACTGCAGTGCTAGCGGAAGCAGTTGAGGTCTTGTGCGTCGAGCTGCCAGAAGTATCTCTTTCTCAAACTTCACGAAttgcctccgctgccggGGGTGGGCGGCTGGAGGTGCGCATGCGAGGGCTGGTGGCGCTTCCCTGTCTGCACGTGCCGGCATCATCTACCCCACCATCCCTGGATGAGAAGGAAGCATCGGCTACGTCGTCGTCCGctcacggcagcggcgatgtcGTGGCCGGGCGTCTGCACGCTGTTAGTTTTCGGCAGAACGCAATCACCAGCCTCGTCGTCCAGTCTGCTCGCAGCACGTCGAGCCCGAAAGTCTCACCAATCACACCTCGCAGCtcccctctgcgctgctACGCACACGTGTCCTCGCTTGATCTCACACACAACGCACTTGCATCGATCGCTGGGATCGATGCCCTGCGATGCCTGCGCTCGTTGCGTCTAGGGTTCAACAGACTCACTTCACTGGCGCCGCTCTGGGCGTCACCGTACGTAGCGGAGCTCGACGTGCTTGATGTGAGCTCAAATGCGCTGGCCGAGTTACTCTCCGCAGATGATGTGCACGCCTTGAAGAAGCACCATATTCGCATCGTCACGCACCCCACGCAGGcgcacagcaccgcctgtgCCCACCGAAACAACAGTTCGAGCGGGCAGAAATATATGCAGCTGCGGGTGCTGTACGCATCTAACAATCAAATTTGCGAGGTGCCAAGTGCCATCTACTCCTTTACGCAGCTAGCAGATCTGCGGCTGAACAACAATGTCATCAATCGTGTGCCGGACGGATTTccggcgcgtgtgtgtttgccacTGCTGACGCGCGTGGAGCTGAGCATGAACGGACTCCCCTCAGCCGTGGTGGAGGCTGTGGCAGCGCGCGTTGAAGGGGCGCACCGTTttcgcggtggcagcggccccTCTGCAGAGGCAAAGactgccgccttctctccgtcCGCCTCCAGGACAGGGAACAGCGTCTCATCGGAAGAAATGAGGAAAGGCACTGAGCGCTGCACCGAGCGGAGTCGCGATCACCACTTACTCCGACCGGCTGGTGGCGAAGAAAAAGCCAGAGCACCGGCAGACGAGGGCactggcgcggcggcctcgGCCAGAGCTTCCGCCCCGTTCAAGCGGAAGGCTGCCGGCTCTCTGCCGCCCACGGCGCCTGTCATCACTACCGCATCGGCACAGGAAGCAAAGCACCAAGACGCTGTCCAGTGCATAGCGGAGAACGTGTACAGTGTTGACCTCAATGTatgggctgctgcggtgcgtcgACGGCTTGAGGAGTTGCTGAGGAGATCATGTGACAGCGACGCGAGTGGCGCACTGAGTGCTACGCCAACGTGCTCCATGTACGAGCTTCTGGTGTCCCTCTCCGACATTCTCAGCGGGaacagctgcggcggtggcgcgacgacgctgccgcgctaTCGACGCCGTCTGACAACTACGGCCCGCACGATCGCATCACTTCTGCCGTGTCTGCCGTCGTGCTTCCTTGTCTACTACGAAGAGACCCAAGTGcgttgccctcctcttcttctgctcacCGGCGTCACCGCTTCTATGGCAGCAGACCAGAGCGAGCTGCTTCTCTACGAGGTGTTGGCCCTTCACATTGTGCAGAACTGCCTGTGCATGGTGAGGGGTGCCACCGGTGGGGTAAGTCAGCCGTATGCGAGATtcacgccctcctctctggcGCTGCATTCGCCTGAGCTCTCATCGCAACAAGCGTGTAGAGCCGaaaacagcagcgcgtcaGCCCTTTGTACCGAAGCGCCGGCGGCCAATCGTGCGAGCGGCAGTGAACCACCTCCGCGGCGGCCAAGTAACCCTAGAACCTCGCGACAGTTGAACTTTGCTGTGCCTCTGCAGGTTATCCATGTGATTGCTTGCCCCGAGGCTGCAGTCACCACCCACAACTCCACGTCGGCCTTGTGGGCATATCTGacctggcggcagcgctgggaAGCCGCCGTATCTCGTCGCCGGCTCCCGAGCAAGAGCTTCTATGTATGTGAGCTTGGGAAACAGCCGGCGGGCGCACATGCGTCACAATCACTGTCATCTGCAAATCAACCATTCACGGCGGGAGAAAACTGCAACGGTACTCACGAGACCCCGAATCCTGCAGAGCCGCGGTCTCTTTACCCCTTCACTGTCAACACCCCCATCCCACGCGTACTGGAGTGGCGCCGGTTGAACGAGTACAGACCCGCGTCGTACTGTGCAGTACCGCCTGCCTGGGACCTCCTCTACGATCTGCTCCTCCGCTCCTCCTTGCCGGAGAGTACCGCGCCAAGTCAGCCGCGCGCACTTGCCATGCCGCCACCGTTGATTGGGGTGGGCAGCCGCGTGCACCACCCACGTGGCATTCCCGTCTCTCTCGcatgcgtgctgctgcgcgccattGAGTATCCGAACTGTACTGGGGCCCCAATAACGTTTGCATCGCCAAtatcgccgctgctgcgctggcccACGCCAGGCACTGGTGGCTCTGCTGCCAGAGGGGCTCACAGCGGCACCTCTACTACCACCGCGCCCTACGCCCCTTGTGAGGACGTCATTCGCAGCGCCCTTCAGTGGCGCTACTACAGTCAGCAGCTGTGCAACCGCGTGGAGAGTGAAGTCAACAGTGTCGCCGCGGAGCAGGTGACGGTGTGCAACATGCCGCTGTACAGCGCTGAGGAAGTACTCCAGAGCCAGAAGAAAGCTGTTGCGGCGCTGAGCTCTCTGGGCCCACAATACACTCGCCTGCGCGGTTTACAGCGCAGGCAGAACGACGTCTCAGAGAAGCCACTCGAGAGCGCCGCCATTTCTAAGGAGGCTGCGTCTAACCTGCCCCTTGGGCGTTCCGCTTCAACGAAGCCGAGATCGCAAGCGCTACGCTCTACTTCGAGCGCTGTGACGTCCTATTTCGCAGGGCCATGTGCGAGCGAGGCCATCACCACGCCGGATACGACCGCGTGGAGCCACGAAAGTGAAGCGATCGACACACCCGCAGTGCCGGTTGGCGCTGATCGCGGAAGCACGCCGACTGCAGGAGCAGATGCGGCGGGCGGCAAGGCAGATGAACTGGGCGGCATCAAATAAcaagccgctgctgacgcagtTTCGAGATTCTACCAGGTGGGTGATGAGAACACGGCTGTCAACGCATtttcggctgctgcgacggtAGCGCAGAGGACTGACCTCACCTCGAGGGATCCCTAGTCTGTCTGTGAGAGCTAACGAGAGTGCTCAAGAGTAAGTTAATCTTTGTCGGTACGATGAGCACGactacgtgtgcgtgtgtgggtgtgtgtgtgtaggggaggggggtatgCCGCGGGCACATTTCATTTCTGAGAGTTCACAGGCGAGCGAACGATCGCACAAATCTGAAGGGTCTGGCCTTCCTGCAGAGGCAGTGCACTAAAGCGACGCGCTGCAGAGTCGTGTTTGCTGGCGCATCTCCAAGCACGGCTGAGCGCATCTCCAAGCATGGCTGAGCGCATCTCCAAGCATGGCTGAGCGCATCTCCAAGCATGGCTGAGCACATCTTCGGGTACGACATCCCGACAACTTTCGCGACGACAAAGCGTCTCGCACCCACTTGTGTGGATATgcgcgcagcactgcgcagACACCCGCTCCGTTGGGCGGGGTCGCCGCTGATAAACTTCCCCCaccttctttctctgctacttttcgcttcctcctctctacaAGCTTACCTCTCTCGCGACGGACGACGCTGAGGCTGCTCTTCTGCGGATGCCctctcactccccccccctcgtaCAGAGACACTCACGTGTCTCGTCAGTGCGTCGGTGCCACATGGTGAGGTGCGCGTCCGAAGTACGGTGCACACCGTCCGCCTTTCTTCCAAAGCCCTCACATCTGCGGCGCTCTCTGTCTTCCGTGCTCTTCCCGCACCATCGGCAGCGACACGTTGGCGTGACCGCCTCTTCGAGAGAGGGATCGCGCGGCCAGACCAGAGAGGATGAGGGGGTGAGGGCACATACCCTCTGCATAACCACGCCTTACACGTGGGGGCACGTCTCTTGGGCCTGTCTTTCCCCTGCCCACAGATCCACCACACCCCTGTCTTGTGCCGCTGATCCTCGGCGCTCTTCTCCCGTGCACCCTCCCGcttgtctccctcctcatTTACTGCCgcgtgtgagcgtgtgcgtgcggaaACGCCGCTGGCTCCAACGAAAGGCACACGTTAACATGATAATTTTGGGGGGCTGGCAGGTACCGCTCCCACTCTGCGCTTCTACAGCCGCGGACAATTCTCGTCTCGTTCCCTGCTGTATCGCACCTGTGCCATCGCACGTGTGGGCAGGCATGTGCGTGGGTAGATCGGGAACGCTGGAGGTGTGAGTAGCAACCCCAtggccccctcctcctgcccccTCGACTCACaaccctcctctcccccgtgGTGTGACCGGGAACCCTCTGCTACTACCGCTATAGCCCTCTCCATACGTACCCCCTTGTGATCTCCTATCGCGTTTCCtgcgtcaccaccaccaccaccttcgaCCCCATCCCGCGCCTCTGCTCGGTCAGGGCAGTACCGCCCCAATGGGCGCTTGGACGAACCAAATCACGCGCAACTGCGGACTGTAACGCACGCGTCGTCGCGCACAATTTGCGCTGTCATCCTTCGGCGAGCCCCGTGGGAGTCATCGCGGCGCTCTCATGCCCTCccgggcagcggcagcgcgcaccaTACAGGCGTGGCTGCGCAGACGGCGCGAGCTGCAGTACGCGCATCGTCTGCTCCTGTGCCTCCATGTGATGAAGGTCCTCCGTGCCCCCGACCAGTTACACTGCTCGGACAGTGTGAACCCGCTAGTCTTCCTCGCCTTGGGGGAAGTGacatcctcttcctcttgctccGTCGAGCATCGTGTGCCAGTCGAGGAAAGCCTCTTCACAAGGCTGTACGAGGTTGTCGTGGAGTACGAGTCGGCACTGAGGTTGGAGAACTACACGCGGCAACTCCTCTTCGAGGAGTACTGTGCCACCAGCGATGCGGCTCGATTGGCTTCGCAAGCTATGCGTCACAtgctgcaacagcgacatCCAGCTCTACGCCCGCTGTCGCTGAGCGTTGAAGTCATGCAGCAGGCTGTGGCAGGTTTTACTTCGGCCCCTCAGCTCACTGCAGACTCGACGATGACAGCGGCGGAAAAGCTACAGGCCTATCTCAGCCCGGCGCACTTCGCGTGGTGGCGTACACCACAGGTGCCCTCCATCGTTAGTGCATCGGTATCCACAGCGGCGCCCCTACACACCAACGGCATGGTGAACAATGTGAGACCGCAACCCCCACTTCCCCTGCGCATAGAGCAtagcaacacacacgcggcTGAGAGCCCGCAAGGCGAAAGGTGGGGGCCTGTGTACATGGAGGTGGATGACCAGGAAGAAGAGACGAGTAATTACGAGGTCGCTGTGAACGCGGCGTACAccagggaaagggaggcggcggagagcgCTGCACTGCTCGCTGCTCAGCAAGCCACCATGGCAAGATGCCCCACCGGTTTCACAGCGCATGACGGCCGTCAGCCTGCAGGCGTCTCACTGTACAACGCGTCTTCAACGTTTCTGCCGGAGGAAGATGACATCAGTCTTGTGGTTCAGCCTGTCCTCGGCTGCGTTGCACAGAGGTGCTGTCACAGCGTCCATGAGTACCTGGACCCTGCACCATCATTGATGCCGAGCCCTGTCATGCTAAATGAGTCTCAAGCTGGAAGAGAGACTACAACACAGGTGTGCGCCGTGTGCGAGCtggacggcgtcgtcgcgaGTCCGTACAGCAACTGTGGCAAGGCGGCGGAGCGGTGGGAAGAGGACATGCTGCACCCCTGCGATACGTGTGGCGCACTGGTgcacctctgctgcgcctACTcgggcgccaccgccgataCCCATTTCTGCTGTGGGCACTGCTGTTCAGGCGGTGGCACTGCGTGAACAAGACGATCGGTGCCGAgtagaggggagagaggggggtgcgcacggctgcaccggtgcttttctctccgctgctgctgcgcctaCCGTTTGGGTCTACCTTCATACGTGTGGGGGTTTCTGCATATATGAGAGCGCTCTGAAGCTTCGCCCacgcgccgcaccgctgccacgctgccgttgagcgaaaagagggagagaggggtgccgATATTATGTGAAGAGGTGGAGCCCACGCAAGACACGACGCACAATGCGGAAACTCGTTGGAACGATAGGGAGCAAAGCCCACaaaggtgcgtgtgcgtgtgcgtcacAACAAAGTGGCACGGCTGCTTGTCCACcgcgccttctccccctccaccgcgCCTTCTCCCCATTTATGCGTGCGGCGAGGGTGGAGAGAAATGGATCCAGGTGGGATGCTGAGATGTGCTCCCCACCAATCCCTCCGGTGCGTGACATGGGCTGAGCCGCGGTCGTTGACGCACACGGTacctttctcctctcctgtcCGCCACTCTTCTCCATGTGACCTATGTGTCTGACCGCTCCGCCGCGAGTGAGGCCATGCACGagtccccctctcctcctcctcctccccacacacatgaaAGGTAAAGTTATTCGCGCGTACCGGACGCACCAGCTCCGCGAACTGAGGGATTACGACGGAGAGAGAATACACTCACTGGCCGCCAGCGCGACTCATCCACGCACAGGCACTCACAGGGGCAGCCGCCATAGAGCACAGAACGTCACTCACTCCACAtcatctctttcttctctcgccgtTGCAGGTTGGTAGCCCATGTCTGACGTGCTTGGATACCTCAACGGGGTGCTGCACCGAGTCTCGGCGACGTTCATGCCGACTGAGATGGACGATGTCGCCTCTTTCTTGCGCGGGGATGCGTGGGTGGTTGCGACAGCGGCTTCTGCGTCAGCCCCGCAGGCAACACAGTCAtcctccacagcagcgatTGACTTGTCGCGTGAGGTCTCGATGCCGACTTCGGTGCGTTACCCTCTTGGGGCTACACGCTGGGGCCATTTCATTCCGCTCGGCATTGCAGGCACCGCGCTCGTCTCCGCTGCTACTTCCGGCAGTCGTACTGTGCTCCTGAACTTCTTCGAAAACAGAGGATTTGCGCAAGTGTTCACCGTGAGCC containing:
- a CDS encoding leucine-rich repeat protein, putative (TriTrypDB/GeneDB-style sysID: LpmP.12.0170) → METQSAAKGASRRNEVEKGAVPQAEGGMIVSAAVPSALRSAISKRGGFTHNSSVDRSLAGEPNSTTALSSSSSASARLYKDPYAADLGPRESLKASPHTRASKASYGSPASSVKREWKTVAAAMTQSPPSPSVTAPLLGNSAAAASSAACSTGESPTGSSVCSGAEFNRAHKNQTSIRCPALRSNTDAFDESPAAVAASRTSNSPTAVLAEAVEVLCVELPEVSLSQTSRIASAAGGGRLEVRMRGLVALPCLHVPASSTPPSLDEKEASATSSSAHGSGDVVAGRLHAVSFRQNAITSLVVQSARSTSSPKVSPITPRSSPLRCYAHVSSLDLTHNALASIAGIDALRCLRSLRLGFNRLTSLAPLWASPYVAELDVLDVSSNALAELLSADDVHALKKHHIRIVTHPTQAHSTACAHRNNSSSGQKYMQLRVLYASNNQICEVPSAIYSFTQLADLRLNNNVINRVPDGFPARVCLPLLTRVELSMNGLPSAVVEAVAARVEGAHRFRGGSGPSAEAKTAAFSPSASRTGNSVSSEEMRKGTERCTERSRDHHLLRPAGGEEKARAPADEGTGAAASARASAPFKRKAAGSLPPTAPVITTASAQEAKHQDAVQCIAENVYSVDLNVWAAAVRRRLEELLRRSCDSDASGALSATPTCSMYELLVSLSDILSGNSCGGGATTLPRYRRRLTTTARTIASLLPCLPSCFLVYYEETQVRCPPLLLLTGVTASMAADQSELLLYEVLALHIVQNCLCMVRGATGGVSQPYARFTPSSLALHSPELSSQQACRAENSSASALCTEAPAANRASGSEPPPRRPSNPRTSRQLNFAVPLQVIHVIACPEAAVTTHNSTSALWAYLTWRQRWEAAVSRRRLPSKSFYVCELGKQPAGAHASQSLSSANQPFTAGENCNGTHETPNPAEPRSLYPFTVNTPIPRVLEWRRLNEYRPASYCAVPPAWDLLYDLLLRSSLPESTAPSQPRALAMPPPLIGVGSRVHHPRGIPVSLACVLLRAIEYPNCTGAPITFASPISPLLRWPTPGTGGSAARGAHSGTSTTTAPYAPCEDVIRSALQWRYYSQQLCNRVESEVNSVAAEQVTVCNMPLYSAEEVLQSQKKAVAALSSLGPQYTRLRGLQRRQNDVSEKPLESAAISKEAASNLPLGRSASTKPRSQALRSTSSAVTSYFAGPCASEAITTPDTTAWSHESEAIDTPAVPVGADRGSTPTAGADAAGGKADELGGIK
- a CDS encoding hypothetical protein (TriTrypDB/GeneDB-style sysID: LpmP.12.0180) → MPSRAAAARTIQAWLRRRRELQYAHRLLLCLHVMKVLRAPDQLHCSDSVNPLVFLALGEVTSSSSCSVEHRVPVEESLFTRLYEVVVEYESALRLENYTRQLLFEEYCATSDAARLASQAMRHMLQQRHPALRPLSLSVEVMQQAVAGFTSAPQLTADSTMTAAEKLQAYLSPAHFAWWRTPQVPSIVSASVSTAAPLHTNGMVNNVRPQPPLPLRIEHSNTHAAESPQGERWGPVYMEVDDQEEETSNYEVAVNAAYTREREAAESAALLAAQQATMARCPTGFTAHDGRQPAGVSLYNASSTFLPEEDDISLVVQPVLGCVAQRCCHSVHEYLDPAPSLMPSPVMLNESQAGRETTTQVCAVCELDGVVASPYSNCGKAAERWEEDMLHPCDTCGALVHLCCAYSGATADTHFCCGHCCSGGGTA